The proteins below are encoded in one region of Coturnix japonica isolate 7356 chromosome 10, Coturnix japonica 2.1, whole genome shotgun sequence:
- the LOC107318971 gene encoding peptidyl-prolyl cis-trans isomerase FKBP8-like, whose protein sequence is MRGASAGGSPEREMGAGERLRGPGRGKRVRFLTPHTTIEVPSCRDEEQLFYRRLDALGALGPDGFAPLFAAEGWSEVTADRLLRKRVVRDGTGGAPEPGQEVSVKVLGALQDGAVVERDPRLSFVPGQGDVVQALELGVPTMRTGEVCFFLAASPYGYGPAGREPDVPPEAPLLFEVTLLDARDGPDPQRLPPAARIRLGAQKRERGNVHFARGDFAAALRSYRLALSALEGAGDERPDGTGTGTGTERGGADRPGPHEEELREQRVKCLNNCAAAARRLRRSGEALAAVEAALLLSPDNGTALLRRGQLLAEEGRDEEAAGALRRALELDPASKPVHAELSRLAKRRSRPAEEPRDRPPPPNPGCV, encoded by the exons CGGAGAGGGAGATGGGGGCGGGAGAGCGGCTGCGGGGCCCGGGCCGGGGCAAGCGGGTCCGGTTCCTCACGCCTCACACCACCATCGAGGTGCCGTCGTGCCGCGACGAGGAGCAGCTCTTCTACCGGCGCCTGGACGCGCTCGGGGCGCTGGGACCCGACGGCTTCGCGCCGCTCTTCGCCGCCGAGGGCTGGAGCGAGGTGACGG CGGACCGGCTGCTGCGGAAGCGCGTGGTGCGGGACGGGACGGGCGGCGCCCCGGAACCGGGCCAGGAGGTGTCGGTGAAGGTGCTGGGAGCGCTGCAGGACGGCGCCGTGGTGGAGCGGGACCCGCGGCTCAGCTTCGTGCCGGGACAGGGCGACGTCGTGCAG GCGCTGGAGCTCGGCGTCCCCACCATGCGGACGGGGGAGGTCTGCTTCTTCCTCGCCGCCTCCCCCTACGGCTACGGCCCCGCGGGCAG GGAGCCCGACGTGCCGCCCGAGGCGCCGCTGCTGTTCGAGGTGACGCTGCTGGACGCGCGCGACGGCCCCGACCCGCAGCGGCTGCCGCCCGCCGCCCGGATCCGGCTGGGGGCGCAGAAACGGGAGCGCGGGAACGTCCACTTCGCGCGGGGCGACTTCGCGGCGGCGCTGCGCTCGTACCGGCTGGCGCTGAGCGCCCTCGAAGGAGCCGGCGACGAGCGGCCGGACGggaccggaaccggaaccggaaccgagCGCGGCGGCGCCGACCGCCCCGGGCCGCACGAGGAGGAGCTGCGGGAGCAGCGCGTCAAGTGCCTCAACAACtgcgcggcggcggcgcggcggcTCCGGAGGAGCGGGGAGGCGCTGGCGGCGGTGGAGGCGgcgctgctgctcagccccgATAACGGCACCGCGCTGCTGCGCCGGGGACAG CTGCTGGCGGAGGAAGGACGCGACGAGGAGGCGGCGGGTGCGCTCAGGAGGGCGCTGGAGCTGGACCCGGCCAGCAAG CCGGTGCACGCGGAGCTGTCCCGCCTGGCCAAGCGCCGCTCCCGCCCCGCCGAGGAGCCCCGGGaccggccgccgccgccgaaCCCCGGGTGCGTGTGa